A portion of the bacterium genome contains these proteins:
- a CDS encoding LON peptidase substrate-binding domain-containing protein yields the protein MKLPEIIPLFPLPNVVLFPGMPLPLHVFEPRYRAMVRDALRGAHLVGMVLLKGDWQAEYHARPQVFSVGTVGEVVHVDELPDGRFNIVLRGLREFHIHRELARAPYREAVVSWRGTTGTALAPGLRGRIRALVDGYLAQVGRTPADGLRDGGVDDETFVNFLAQHLDIEPLERQALLEAADLGQRGRCLVDVLEFRLRELRSHPQGSPGRGN from the coding sequence GTGAAGCTGCCCGAGATCATCCCGCTCTTCCCGCTTCCCAATGTGGTGCTGTTCCCGGGCATGCCGCTGCCGCTGCATGTCTTCGAGCCGCGCTACCGGGCGATGGTGCGGGATGCGCTGAGGGGCGCGCATCTCGTCGGCATGGTGCTGCTGAAGGGCGACTGGCAGGCGGAGTATCACGCGCGCCCGCAGGTCTTCTCGGTCGGGACGGTGGGCGAGGTGGTCCACGTCGACGAGCTGCCCGACGGCAGGTTCAACATCGTCCTGCGCGGGCTGCGCGAGTTCCACATCCACCGGGAGCTGGCCCGTGCGCCGTACCGCGAGGCCGTCGTCAGCTGGCGCGGCACGACGGGGACGGCGCTGGCCCCGGGGCTGCGCGGGCGCATCCGGGCCCTGGTCGACGGCTATCTCGCGCAGGTGGGCCGCACACCTGCCGACGGCCTGCGCGACGGCGGCGTCGACGACGAGACCTTCGTCAACTTCCTGGCCCAGCACCTCGACATCGAGCCGCTCGAGCGCCAGGCCCTGCTCGAGGCGGCCGATCTCGGGCAGCGCGGCCGCTGCCTCGTCGACGTGCTCGAGTTCCGGCTGCGCGAGCTGCGCAGCCATCCCCAGGGCTCTCCAGGCCGCGGCAACTGA
- a CDS encoding VOC family protein — translation MEINGIAHVFLTVSDFPACQKFYRALLPQLGMRPVIDAEVMLYCVGGRTALGIQPAADEFAAARFDQRRPGLHHLCFRARERADVDAVYALVRDLGATIVHPPEDGAWAPGYYSLLFEDPVGTRLEINHVPGKGLLADG, via the coding sequence ATGGAGATCAACGGCATCGCGCACGTCTTCCTCACGGTCAGCGACTTCCCGGCCTGCCAGAAGTTCTACCGCGCGCTGCTGCCGCAGCTCGGCATGCGGCCCGTCATCGACGCGGAGGTGATGCTGTACTGCGTCGGCGGCCGCACCGCGCTCGGCATCCAGCCGGCGGCGGACGAGTTCGCCGCGGCGCGCTTCGACCAGCGCCGGCCGGGGCTCCATCACCTCTGCTTCCGAGCCCGCGAGCGCGCCGACGTCGACGCCGTGTACGCGCTCGTGCGCGATCTCGGTGCCACCATCGTGCATCCGCCCGAGGACGGCGCCTGGGCGCCGGGTTATTACTCGCTGCTCTTCGAGGACCCGGTCGGGACGCGGCTGGAGATCAATCACGTGCCGGGCAAGGGCCTGCTCGCCGACGGCTGA
- a CDS encoding cobalamin B12-binding domain-containing protein, whose amino-acid sequence MAVSTRPLRILLAKPGLDGHDRGVKIIARALRDAGFEVIYTGLHQTPEMIAEAAVQEDVDLVGLSILSGAHLTLFPAVIDELRARGGADIPMFGGGIIPDEDRPTLRAAGVAEIFTPGASTHDIVAWIHANVRPRAL is encoded by the coding sequence GTGGCTGTGAGCACGCGTCCGCTGCGCATCCTGCTGGCGAAGCCGGGACTCGACGGCCACGACCGCGGCGTCAAGATCATCGCCCGCGCGCTGCGCGACGCCGGCTTCGAGGTGATCTACACCGGCCTCCACCAGACGCCGGAGATGATCGCCGAGGCGGCGGTGCAGGAGGACGTCGATCTCGTCGGCCTCTCGATCCTCTCGGGCGCCCATCTGACGCTCTTCCCGGCGGTGATCGACGAGCTGCGCGCGCGCGGCGGCGCCGACATCCCGATGTTCGGCGGCGGCATCATCCCCGACGAGGATCGGCCCACGCTGCGCGCCGCGGGCGTGGCCGAGATCTTCACGCCCGGCGCGAGCACCCACGACATCGTCGCCTGGATCCACGCGAACGTCCGGCCGCGCGCACTCTAG
- the lipA gene encoding lipoyl synthase, with product MSAGPGVVRRHPPWLKVRVPGGPGYAETLATVRELGLHTVCEEARCPNIGECWGHRTATFMLLGDTCTRNCSFCAVAHGKPLTVDPLEPGRVGAAVARLGLAHVVVTSVNRDDLPDGGAEHFAATVRAIRAQAPQTRVEVLVPDFQGITGAVETVAVSPVHVLNHNLETVPRLYRRVRPGARYARSLDLLARARGVRADLLTKAGLMLGLGEEREELTSVFRDLRAAGCDVLTLGQYLRPTAAHHEVVRYVPPDEFDELREAALGLGFRHVEAGPLVRSSYHAWTHVP from the coding sequence ATGAGCGCCGGGCCGGGCGTCGTGCGGCGCCATCCGCCGTGGTTGAAGGTGCGCGTCCCCGGCGGCCCCGGCTACGCCGAGACGCTGGCGACGGTCCGCGAGCTCGGCCTGCATACCGTATGCGAGGAGGCGCGCTGCCCGAACATCGGCGAGTGCTGGGGACATCGCACCGCCACGTTCATGCTGCTCGGCGACACCTGCACGCGGAACTGCTCGTTCTGCGCCGTCGCCCACGGCAAGCCGCTCACCGTCGATCCCCTGGAGCCGGGGCGGGTGGGGGCGGCGGTGGCCCGGCTCGGGCTCGCCCACGTGGTGGTGACCTCGGTCAACCGCGACGATCTGCCCGACGGCGGCGCCGAGCACTTCGCGGCGACGGTCCGCGCCATCCGGGCGCAGGCGCCGCAGACCCGCGTCGAGGTGCTCGTGCCGGACTTCCAGGGCATCACAGGCGCCGTCGAGACCGTGGCCGTGTCGCCGGTCCATGTGCTCAATCACAACCTCGAGACCGTGCCGCGGCTCTACCGCCGGGTTCGTCCGGGCGCGCGCTATGCGCGCTCGCTCGATCTCCTCGCCCGCGCCCGTGGCGTACGCGCCGATCTCCTCACGAAGGCCGGGCTGATGCTCGGGCTCGGCGAGGAGCGCGAGGAATTGACCAGCGTTTTTCGCGATCTGCGCGCGGCGGGCTGCGACGTCCTGACCCTGGGCCAGTATCTGCGGCCGACGGCCGCGCACCACGAGGTGGTGCGCTACGTCCCGCCGGACGAGTTCGACGAGCTGCGCGAGGCGGCGCTGGGCCTGGGCTTCCGGCACGTCGAGGCGGGACCGCTGGTGCGCAGCTCGTACCACGCATGGACGCACGTTCCGTGA
- the lipB gene encoding lipoyl(octanoyl) transferase LipB — MELMVATPGRVPYAAALAWQERLVAERLAGGDDVLLLLEHPPVYTLGRGADARFLGAAAAADTPVVRVGRGGQVTYHGPGQLVGYPILALRRHRLDVHWYVRTLEQVLIDALADFGIAAARRPGLTGVWVEDRKIGSIGVALRRWVTWHGFALNVGPDLGGFVSIVPCGITGVRMTSVAAEGGPAEIDAVLPRVRARFVAAFGYAGWQELPASAEQAVSA; from the coding sequence ATGGAGCTGATGGTGGCCACCCCGGGGCGCGTGCCGTACGCGGCGGCGCTCGCCTGGCAGGAGCGGCTGGTGGCCGAGCGCCTGGCCGGTGGCGACGACGTCCTGCTGCTCCTGGAGCATCCGCCCGTGTACACCCTCGGTCGCGGCGCCGATGCGCGTTTCCTCGGTGCCGCTGCCGCGGCGGACACGCCGGTCGTGCGCGTCGGACGGGGCGGACAGGTGACCTACCACGGTCCGGGGCAGCTGGTCGGCTATCCGATCCTCGCGCTGCGCCGGCACCGGCTCGACGTGCACTGGTACGTACGCACGCTCGAGCAGGTGCTGATCGACGCGCTCGCGGATTTCGGCATCGCGGCGGCGCGCCGCCCCGGGCTCACCGGCGTCTGGGTCGAGGATCGCAAGATCGGCTCGATCGGCGTCGCCTTGCGCCGCTGGGTGACGTGGCACGGCTTCGCGCTGAACGTCGGTCCGGACCTCGGCGGCTTCGTCTCGATCGTGCCCTGCGGCATCACGGGCGTACGGATGACGTCGGTCGCGGCGGAGGGCGGGCCGGCAGAGATCGACGCGGTGCTGCCGCGCGTGCGGGCGCGGTTCGTGGCCGCGTTCGGCTACGCGGGCTGGCAGGAGCTCCCGGCCTCCGCGGAGCAGGCGGTGTCCGCATGA
- a CDS encoding FAD-dependent monooxygenase — protein sequence MERRSVIIVGSGPAGAATALRLARRDPALAADAVLLEKQHHPRDKICAGGVIPKSDRVLAELGLVADVPSVRVDRAGVIVPSARVAVDEPGLCRVVRRREFDARLAWAARDRGVALHEDTRVVAIARDGDGIRVDTSRRTYWAPIVVGADGSGSLVRRALVPGPSGVVGRAVMCDVPLRDTCWDGFAAGRYEFDFAPCTAGLRGYRWSFPCLIGGEPHVNAGAYALPPITGVRLRAELDAELARIGARSDAWQAFPIRTWAPGTAVAAPRALLVGDAAGCDPLMGEGISFALEYGVLAADAIVRARAEGRFDFADYARAVAGGAMGRKLRLLDRAARWFYGPRARFWFGVARASRRAQRVGLAWYNGVDGFDERGVLGLVAGLLRPPRAEAA from the coding sequence GTGGAGCGGCGATCGGTCATCATCGTCGGATCGGGACCGGCGGGCGCGGCAACGGCGCTGCGCCTCGCCCGGCGCGATCCTGCGCTCGCCGCCGACGCCGTCCTGCTCGAGAAGCAGCACCATCCCCGCGACAAGATCTGCGCCGGCGGCGTCATTCCGAAGAGCGATCGCGTGCTCGCCGAGCTGGGGCTCGTGGCCGACGTACCGTCGGTGCGTGTCGACCGTGCCGGCGTGATCGTGCCGTCGGCCCGGGTGGCGGTCGACGAGCCCGGCCTCTGCCGCGTCGTGCGCCGCCGCGAGTTCGACGCACGCCTCGCCTGGGCGGCGCGCGACCGCGGCGTCGCGCTGCACGAGGACACACGGGTGGTCGCGATCGCACGCGACGGCGACGGCATCCGCGTCGACACCAGCCGCCGCACGTACTGGGCGCCGATCGTCGTCGGCGCCGACGGTAGCGGCAGCCTGGTACGGCGTGCGCTCGTCCCGGGGCCGAGTGGTGTCGTGGGCCGCGCCGTCATGTGCGACGTTCCGCTGCGCGACACGTGCTGGGACGGCTTCGCCGCCGGCCGCTACGAGTTCGACTTCGCGCCCTGCACCGCCGGGCTGCGCGGGTACCGCTGGTCGTTTCCCTGCCTCATCGGCGGCGAGCCGCACGTGAACGCGGGAGCCTACGCGCTGCCGCCGATCACGGGCGTGCGGCTGCGGGCGGAGCTCGACGCCGAGCTGGCGCGGATCGGCGCGCGCAGCGACGCGTGGCAGGCGTTCCCGATCCGCACCTGGGCGCCGGGCACCGCCGTCGCCGCCCCGCGTGCGCTCCTCGTCGGCGACGCCGCGGGCTGCGATCCGCTCATGGGCGAGGGCATCTCGTTCGCGCTCGAGTACGGCGTCCTCGCCGCCGACGCGATCGTGCGCGCGCGGGCGGAGGGACGGTTCGACTTCGCCGACTATGCGCGCGCCGTCGCGGGCGGCGCGATGGGACGCAAGCTGCGGCTCCTCGACCGCGCCGCGCGCTGGTTCTACGGGCCGCGGGCGCGCTTCTGGTTCGGCGTCGCGCGCGCGAGCCGGCGGGCGCAGCGCGTCGGGCTCGCCTGGTACAACGGCGTCGACGGCTTCGACGAGCGCGGCGTGCTCGGTCTCGTGGCCGGCCTGCTGCGGCCGCCGCGCGCGGAGGCGGCGTGA
- a CDS encoding response regulator transcription factor has translation MRLLVVEDDPAIARALRQGLATHGYAVDVTDRAGEAASLCREHRYDCLILDLGLPDADGVLLLRDLRERGDAVPVLVLTARGGLADRVAGLDAGADDYLAKPFAFAEVVARVRALLRRGTTVLATILRVGDLEVDPARFSVRRGGRAISLTAKEFAILEYLARHAGELVTRSQLLDECWDRNYDGLSNLVDVYVSRVRRKLDAEGRSPLVHTVRGAGFVLASEPPC, from the coding sequence ATGCGCCTGCTCGTGGTCGAGGACGACCCCGCCATCGCCCGCGCACTGCGCCAGGGGCTGGCCACCCACGGGTACGCGGTCGACGTCACCGACCGCGCCGGCGAGGCTGCGAGCCTGTGCCGGGAGCATCGCTACGACTGCCTCATCCTCGACCTCGGCCTCCCCGACGCCGACGGGGTCCTCCTCCTGCGCGATCTCCGCGAGCGCGGCGACGCCGTCCCCGTCCTGGTGCTCACGGCGCGCGGCGGGCTCGCCGACCGGGTCGCCGGGCTCGACGCGGGCGCCGACGACTACCTCGCGAAGCCGTTCGCGTTCGCCGAGGTGGTGGCCCGGGTGCGGGCGCTGCTGCGCCGCGGGACGACGGTGCTGGCGACGATCCTGCGCGTCGGCGACCTCGAGGTCGACCCGGCCCGCTTCAGCGTGCGGCGGGGGGGCCGTGCGATCTCGCTCACGGCCAAGGAGTTCGCCATTCTCGAGTACCTCGCGCGCCACGCCGGCGAGCTGGTGACGCGCAGCCAGCTCCTCGACGAGTGCTGGGACCGCAACTACGATGGCCTATCGAACCTCGTCGACGTCTACGTGAGCCGCGTGCGGCGCAAGCTCGACGCCGAGGGCCGCTCGCCGCTCGTCCACACCGTGCGCGGCGCCGGCTTCGTGCTGGCGAGCGAGCCGCCGTGCTGA
- a CDS encoding ribonuclease HII, with translation MAAPHLERLLWRIGVRHVAGVDEVGMGPLAGPVVAAAVVLPPECEIVGVADSKTVPAPERERLAVEIRRRALAVGVAVVEVADIDRINIYRAGLEACRRAVAALAPIEPGYVLVDGREIPSLAMPQSAYPKGDAFVTSIAAASIVAKVHRDALMRALDADYPEYGFARHMGYATRAHLAALRRLGPSPVHRRSFAPVSAALGLEPNGQALLMR, from the coding sequence ATGGCGGCGCCCCATCTGGAGCGCCTCCTGTGGCGGATCGGCGTGCGCCACGTCGCCGGCGTCGACGAGGTCGGCATGGGACCCCTCGCCGGGCCGGTCGTCGCCGCCGCGGTCGTGCTGCCGCCGGAGTGCGAGATCGTCGGCGTCGCCGACTCGAAGACGGTTCCCGCGCCGGAGCGCGAGCGCCTCGCGGTGGAGATCCGGCGTCGCGCGCTCGCCGTCGGGGTCGCCGTGGTCGAGGTCGCCGACATCGATCGCATCAACATCTATCGTGCCGGGCTCGAGGCCTGCCGGCGCGCCGTCGCCGCGCTCGCGCCGATCGAGCCGGGCTACGTGCTGGTCGACGGGCGCGAGATCCCGTCGCTGGCGATGCCGCAGAGCGCGTATCCGAAGGGCGACGCGTTCGTCACCTCGATCGCGGCGGCGTCGATCGTCGCCAAGGTGCATCGCGACGCGCTCATGCGGGCGCTCGACGCCGACTATCCCGAGTACGGCTTCGCGCGGCACATGGGCTACGCGACGCGCGCGCATCTCGCGGCGCTGCGGCGCCTGGGGCCGTCGCCGGTCCATCGTCGCTCGTTCGCGCCGGTGAGCGCGGCGCTCGGTCTCGAGCCGAACGGGCAGGCCCTGCTGATGCGGTGA
- a CDS encoding DMT family transporter: protein MSPLVALLLAAVLFSTGGVAIKATALDGAVVVCLRSLLAAAALLLLLPGARRGWRRETVVAALPYAATLTLFGLSTKLTTAANAIFLQSTAPLWVAALAPWLLGEPLRRRDLLFLAVMLLGLVTIVADPSLPAASAPAPRRGDLLAAASGLTWALTLIGLRRAAAGALPGAVLVAGNLFAALVTLPAALPLAVPAAGDVAVLLYLGVVQVGLAYVCLAHALRHLPAFEVSLLLLLEPALNPLWVWLVLGEQPGPLALAGGALLIAATGWHVRADSRAAAAA from the coding sequence ATGTCGCCGCTCGTCGCGCTGCTCCTCGCCGCCGTCCTGTTCTCGACCGGCGGCGTAGCCATCAAGGCGACGGCGCTAGACGGCGCGGTGGTGGTCTGCCTGCGCTCGCTCCTCGCGGCCGCGGCGTTGCTGCTCCTGCTACCCGGTGCCCGCCGCGGCTGGCGCCGGGAGACCGTCGTCGCCGCGCTCCCCTACGCCGCCACGCTCACGCTCTTCGGCCTCTCGACCAAGCTGACGACGGCGGCCAACGCGATCTTCCTCCAGTCGACCGCGCCGCTGTGGGTGGCCGCGTTGGCGCCCTGGCTGCTCGGCGAGCCGCTGCGGCGTCGCGACCTCCTCTTCCTCGCCGTCATGCTGCTCGGGCTCGTCACCATCGTCGCCGACCCGAGCCTGCCGGCGGCGAGCGCCCCGGCGCCCCGACGCGGCGACCTCCTGGCGGCGGCGTCCGGGCTCACCTGGGCGCTCACGCTGATCGGGCTGCGGCGCGCGGCGGCGGGCGCGCTCCCCGGCGCGGTGCTGGTCGCCGGCAACCTCTTCGCGGCGCTCGTCACCCTACCGGCCGCGCTGCCGCTCGCCGTGCCGGCGGCGGGTGACGTCGCGGTGCTGCTCTACCTCGGCGTCGTGCAGGTCGGCCTGGCGTACGTCTGCCTCGCGCACGCCCTCCGTCATCTGCCGGCGTTCGAGGTGTCGTTACTGCTCCTGCTGGAGCCGGCGCTGAACCCGCTGTGGGTCTGGCTCGTGCTCGGCGAGCAGCCCGGTCCCCTGGCGCTCGCGGGCGGCGCGCTCCTCATCGCCGCCACGGGGTGGCACGTCCGCGCCGACAGCCGCGCAGCGGCGGCCGCCTGA
- a CDS encoding glutathione S-transferase family protein: MLKLYDYPDCPFCQKVRVVLAEKDLEYEKVFVDLRKQEQKAPEFLRMNPYGKVPVLQDEDEVIYDSTIINEYLEDEYPLPRLMPEDSQARALVRMLEDYCDNSFIPPTTTLLAQLRKPEAERDAPRVEQAREELRRCLYHLRDRLEGSEFLAGSEFTIADAAFAPRMIVLGRLGFEFEPALAPVQAWLERVRVRPSVKALGL; this comes from the coding sequence ATGCTGAAGCTGTACGACTACCCGGACTGCCCGTTCTGCCAGAAGGTACGGGTGGTACTGGCCGAGAAGGATCTCGAGTACGAAAAGGTCTTCGTCGACCTGCGCAAGCAGGAGCAGAAGGCTCCCGAGTTCCTGCGGATGAACCCCTACGGGAAGGTCCCCGTCCTCCAGGACGAGGACGAAGTCATCTACGACTCGACCATCATCAACGAGTATCTCGAGGACGAGTACCCGCTCCCGCGTCTCATGCCGGAGGACTCGCAGGCCCGGGCTCTCGTGCGGATGCTTGAGGACTACTGCGACAACTCGTTCATCCCGCCCACGACCACGCTGCTCGCCCAGCTGCGCAAGCCTGAAGCGGAGCGCGACGCCCCGCGCGTCGAGCAGGCGCGCGAGGAGCTGCGTCGCTGCCTGTATCACCTCCGCGACCGGCTCGAGGGCAGCGAGTTCCTCGCCGGCAGCGAGTTCACGATCGCCGATGCGGCGTTCGCGCCGCGCATGATCGTCCTCGGCCGTCTCGGCTTCGAGTTCGAGCCCGCTCTGGCGCCGGTTCAGGCCTGGCTCGAGCGGGTACGCGTCCGTCCCAGCGTCAAGGCGCTCGGGCTCTGA
- a CDS encoding glycosyltransferase family 39 protein — protein sequence MSRRLALPAAVAAALVGLLVAGSLPFYTRAEPREANAARAMVEGRGLLIPERAGDATSKKPPLYHWLAAAALRAGVQPAELAVRLPSVVLGALVVGATAGIGGTAYGTAAGVFAALALATSFEWFRAATQSRVDMTLTAFLSLATLGLWLGVTRDDRRWLRIGALAAALATLAKGPIGIVLPLAIVGVDALWSRDRGRLRRLLDPVAAACVLLPPACWYLLATEHGGAAVLRTQLLGENIERFLGVGDVPHRHGPLYYPPLLAGGLLPWTPAVAVGLRKAWRRRTAIDRLCLAWAGVILVFFSLAAGKRSVYLLPAYPPLALLAGPALVAWCARPATVRARRVAAASAAFVGLAALALSLPAVQAGLAELATRIVCSDRELLGPAFSVIATSPWRIPVTGLALALVLLLGIGGRTAAARGAGLVGSGLLLTVGTVFLGTLPLATALTPREFARAVERRVGPDGRLCALGPLPEDLRWYLTRPVPACELRCDQPGGTDWVVRTAAFDARRREACLRPSLTHTGTGPGDNLRLDRVTVVTAAEDPARTAPSAPAPPHGIP from the coding sequence ATGTCTCGCCGTCTCGCTCTGCCCGCCGCGGTCGCCGCCGCCCTCGTAGGGTTGCTCGTGGCCGGCAGCCTCCCGTTCTACACCCGGGCCGAGCCGCGGGAGGCCAACGCGGCGCGGGCGATGGTGGAGGGACGGGGGCTCCTCATCCCGGAGCGCGCCGGCGACGCCACCTCGAAGAAGCCGCCGCTCTATCACTGGCTCGCGGCGGCGGCGCTCCGTGCGGGCGTCCAGCCGGCCGAGCTGGCGGTGCGTCTGCCGAGCGTCGTGCTCGGTGCCCTGGTGGTCGGCGCGACGGCCGGCATCGGCGGCACCGCGTACGGGACGGCCGCCGGCGTCTTCGCTGCCCTCGCCCTCGCGACCAGCTTCGAGTGGTTCCGGGCCGCCACCCAGTCGCGCGTCGACATGACGCTCACCGCCTTCCTGTCGCTGGCGACGCTGGGGCTGTGGCTCGGCGTCACCCGCGACGACCGTCGCTGGCTGCGCATCGGAGCGCTGGCGGCGGCCCTGGCGACGCTGGCCAAGGGGCCGATCGGCATCGTCCTGCCGCTCGCGATCGTCGGCGTCGACGCGCTGTGGAGCCGCGACCGCGGCCGCCTGCGCCGGCTGCTCGATCCGGTGGCCGCGGCCTGCGTGCTGTTGCCGCCGGCCTGCTGGTACCTGCTCGCGACCGAGCACGGCGGCGCCGCCGTCCTGCGCACGCAGCTCCTCGGCGAGAACATCGAGCGGTTCCTCGGCGTGGGCGACGTCCCGCACCGCCACGGCCCGCTCTACTACCCGCCGCTGCTGGCCGGCGGACTGCTCCCCTGGACGCCGGCGGTGGCCGTCGGCCTCCGGAAGGCCTGGCGGCGGCGCACGGCGATCGACCGCTTGTGCCTCGCGTGGGCGGGCGTGATCCTCGTCTTCTTCTCGCTCGCCGCCGGCAAGCGCTCGGTCTATCTCCTGCCGGCCTACCCGCCGCTCGCGCTCCTCGCCGGGCCTGCGCTCGTCGCCTGGTGCGCGCGACCGGCGACGGTCCGCGCCCGGCGCGTCGCCGCGGCGAGCGCCGCTTTCGTCGGCCTCGCCGCCCTCGCGCTCAGCCTTCCGGCGGTGCAGGCCGGGCTCGCCGAGCTGGCGACGCGGATCGTATGCAGCGACCGCGAGCTGCTCGGCCCTGCGTTCTCGGTGATCGCCACCTCCCCGTGGCGGATTCCCGTGACCGGGCTCGCGCTCGCCCTGGTCCTCCTCCTCGGGATCGGCGGACGCACCGCCGCGGCGCGCGGCGCCGGCCTCGTCGGCTCCGGGCTCCTGTTGACGGTGGGGACGGTCTTCCTCGGGACGTTGCCGCTGGCGACGGCCCTCACCCCGCGCGAGTTCGCGCGGGCGGTCGAGCGTCGCGTCGGCCCCGACGGCCGCCTGTGTGCGCTCGGCCCCCTACCCGAGGATCTGCGCTGGTACCTCACGCGACCGGTGCCGGCGTGCGAGCTGCGCTGCGATCAGCCGGGCGGCACGGACTGGGTCGTGCGCACCGCGGCTTTCGACGCCCGCCGGCGTGAGGCCTGCCTGCGCCCGTCGCTCACCCACACGGGGACCGGTCCCGGCGACAACCTGCGGCTCGACCGCGTCACGGTCGTCACCGCCGCCGAGGACCCCGCCCGCACGGCGCCTTCCGCTCCCGCTCCGCCGCACGGGATCCCTTGA
- a CDS encoding transcriptional repressor, whose protein sequence is MTPASGRRSSRQLEVVLAAVAASGSAHPTAEAIFADVRRRLPRISLGTVYRNLQRLVDEGRIGVAHVGGRSLRYDATAAPHDHFVCRRCGRIADVGPSLPEAGLAAAQRAGHAVTAHALVLYGDCRTCRDVP, encoded by the coding sequence GTGACGCCGGCCTCGGGGCGCCGCTCGAGCCGCCAGCTCGAGGTCGTGCTCGCGGCGGTCGCTGCGTCGGGCAGCGCACATCCCACCGCCGAGGCGATCTTCGCGGACGTTCGCAGGCGCCTGCCGCGGATCAGTCTGGGGACGGTCTACCGTAACCTCCAGCGGCTGGTCGACGAGGGCCGCATCGGCGTCGCGCACGTCGGCGGACGCTCGCTGCGCTACGACGCCACGGCGGCGCCGCACGACCACTTCGTGTGCCGGCGGTGCGGGCGCATCGCCGACGTCGGACCGTCCCTGCCGGAGGCCGGGCTCGCCGCCGCGCAGCGTGCCGGCCATGCGGTGACGGCGCACGCGCTCGTCCTCTACGGCGACTGCCGCACCTGCCGGGACGTGCCGTGA